DNA from Candidatus Cloacimonas acidaminovorans str. Evry:
TGCTGCAATAAACAAGATATGCGAAGTATCAATCATACCATATTTGGTAGGAACTTTACTGCCTTCAACTATAGGAAGCAGGTCTCTTTGGACGCCACTACGCGAAACATCAATACCTACCTGTTTATCAGTATTGGCTATTTTATCAATTTCGTCAATGAAAATAATACCGTTTTCTTCCACTGCCATCTTAGCTGTTTCAACAAGTTTGTCTTTACTTATCAGACGGTTAATTTCGTTTTCCACATAGAGTTTCCAGGCACTATGAACAGTGGTTTTGACTTTCCTTGGTGTTCCTTTCCCTTGAAAAATATTGGAAATCATTTCGCTGATGTCAAAATCCAGTAATTCCAGTCCCGGTCCCGGAAAAATCTCAAAATTGGGAAGGTTATCTGTTTCAGGTTCAACTTCAATTTCCTTTTCATCTAAACTACCGGAAAGCAGCTTTTTGCGCATTTTTTCCCGACTGCGTAAATAGCGTTCATATTCAGGTGTATCGGTGTTATTGGCATTTTGCTTCATCTTTTTACTGCGCGGAAGCAATATATCTAAAATCATTTCCGTAGCATTTTTTTCCGCTTCGGGACGCACCTCTTCAATCATTGCTTCGCGCACTTGGCTAACCGCATAATTCATCAGTTCACGCACCATTGATTCTACATCGCGTCCTACATAACCTACTTCGGTAAATTTGGATGCTTCCACTTTGATGAAGGGAGCATTTGTTAAACGGGAAATTCTTCTGGCAATTTCTGTCTTACCAATACCGGTGGGTCCTATCAGGATGATATTATTAGGCATAATTTCACCCTTGATGTCACCGGAAATTTGCTGACGCCGCCACCGATTACGTAAAGCGATTGCTACACAGCGTTTTGCCTGGTCTTGGCCAATAATATATTTATCCAGTTCCTCAACAATCCGTTTAGGAGTTAAGTATTCATTAATTAACAATTTATATTTCCTCTACAATATAGTTATTATTAGTATAAATGCATATTCCTGAAGCAATATTCAGTGCCTCTACGGCAATTTCGCTTGCTCCGAGTTTGGTTTTATGTGCTAAAGCGCGAGCTGCTGCCAAAGCATAATTTCCGCCACTGCCAATGGCTATAATATTATCATCGGGCTCTAAAACATCGCCTGCTCCGTTTATTAGCAGAATGGAATCTTTATCACCCGCAATAAGCATTGCTTCCAGGCGTCTTAAGATTCTATCCTGACGCCAGTCCTTAGCCAGGTCAATAGCTGCTTTTTTCAAATTACCCTTATTGGTTTTCAGTTTTTCTTCAAATCTTTCCAGTAAACTGAAAGCATCGGCAGTAGCACCGGCAAAGCCAACAATTACCTTTCCATCATAAATTTTGCGTATTTTCTGGGCTTTACCTTTTACAATAGCATCGCCCATAGTTACTTGTCCATCACCGCAAATTGCTGTTTTGCCATTGCGGTGAATACCTATTATAGTAGTACCATGCATTATCATTTATGCTGTTTCCTCAGATTTATTATCCTTGTTTTCTGCTTGTTCAATGGTTTCCGTAGTTTCAGCGGTTTCCGTGGTCTCAGTTGGTTGGGAAGTTGTTTTTTCACTGTGTTCAAAGCGTAGTTCCAGGGCTTTTTTATATTTTTCTTCTACCAATTCTCGTTCTTCTTCACGGCAATTTTCCAAAATTAAATTAAAAATTTCATCAGTGCCCAAGGTTTCCTTTTCCTGCAGTTCTTTAGCCATAATATCCATCAATTCCCGGTGCTCGTTCAAAAGAGAAATTGCCTGAGAATAAGCATTACTAACAATATCCCGTATTTCTCTGTCAACCAGTTGAGAGGTCTCATCACTGAAAATATCGTGAGAAACGAGTTCTTTACCCAAGAATATTTCTCCCTGCTCCTTGCCGATAGTTATAGGACCAATCTTATCACTCATACCCCAGGAACAAACCATTTTTTTAGCTATATCGGTACAGCGTTCCAAATCGTTACCAGCTCCGGTAGTATATTCTTGAAAAACAACTTCTTCGGCTGCTCTTCCTCCTAAAAGTGTTACCAGCATTTGCAGTAAATAACTTTTGGAATAGTTGGTTTTATCGGTCATCAGATAATGCGTTGCACCACCTGTAAAACCCCTGGGAATAATAGAGACCTTATGCACGGGCTCAACCTTATCCAGATACACGGATGTAAGCACATGGCCTATTTCGTGATAAGCAGTAAGCTTTTTATCTTCTTCAGGAATAACTCTGCTCTTCTTTTCTTTACCCAAAAGAAGCTTATCTTTCGCTTCTTCAAAGTCCTCCATCTGGATTTGGGTTTTGTTTTTACTGGCTGCAATCAGAGCCGCTTCATTCACCAAATTAGCTAAATCCGCACCACTAAAACCGGGAGTTCCTCTGGCTATCAATTCCAGATGGACATCGTTTGCCAGAGGGACTTTAGCTGTATGCACCTTCAAAATTTCCGTTCTGCCTTTAATATCGGGTAAATCAACTACCACTCTTCTGTCAAACCTTCCCGGACGCAATAATGCCGGGTCAAGAATATCGGGACGGTTTGTAGCTGCAATAATGATTACCGCTTCGTTGGGTTCAAAACCATCCATTTCTACCAAGAGCTGATTTAAGGTTTGTTCGCGTTCATCGTGTCCACCACCTAAACCGCTTCCCCGATGTCTGCCAACAGCATCAATTTCATCAATAAAAGTAATACAGGGTGCATTTTTCTTAGCTTGGTCAAAAAGGTCACGCACTCTGGCTGCTCCAACGCCAACAAACATTTCCACAAAGTCCGAACCGCTGATAGAAAAGAAAGGAACTCCTGCCTCTCCGGAAACAGCTTTAGCAAGCAGGGTTTTGCCTGTTCCAGGTTGCCCTACAAGTAAAACTCCACGCGGTATTCTTCCACCTAAGCGTTGAAACTTTTTCGGGTCTTTCAAAAATTCCACAATTTCCTGCAGTTCCTCTTTTGCTTCATCTACTCCGGCTACATCTTTGAAAGTGATTCCCGTTTTACTGGCTTCGTATAAGCGGGCTTTGCTTTTTCCGAAACTGAATGCTTTGGCATTTTGAGCATTCATTCCCCGGATGAAAAACACCCAGAAGATAATCAGCAAAAGAAATGGCAATAGATAAGATATAACTCCAGCCCAACGAGAGGGTTTCGTAGCGCTAACCTTAATTCCCAAGGCAACAAGTGAATCCACCAGTTGAGGATTTTCATAAGGCACAGTAGTAGAGTATTTTTTATTTGCTATATCGGTATAAAAGATGTCCTTCTCCGCAAATTGCACCTGTGTTATCTGGCCATTAGCAACCCGCGTCATAAAATTGCTGTAACTCTCTTTGGTGATGGCAGTTCCACTGCTGTTGTAGGTATGAAATATAATCACTATCAAGAGAATTAACATTATAATTAAAGGTAGCGAGAAAGGCGATTTCTTAGCAGGGGCATTTTTCGGGCTTTGCGGATTGCGTAAATTGGGATTGGGATTGGGTTTATCCTTTCTGTTAAGAGTTCTTTTTTTCACGATTATCATTCTGATGATACTGATTACCGATATTATCAACAGTGCCAAAATAAACCAGTTCATCAGCGTGGAAAATTGCATAATCGCTTTTCCCGTTTCCGGAATTGTTTGCTGTGGAGTAATTAAGGTATCTGCGGGAACAGCATTAAGAGCACTGAATGTTATCAGGCATAAGGCAATAAGTATGTATTTTAGCATTTATAAAGCTCTTCTTTCAAAATTCCGATAAAGGGTAGGTTACGGTATTTTTCTGCAAAGTCAAGTCCATAACCGACCACAAATTCATTTTTAATGGAATAACCGATATAATCAAAGGTCACATCCGTCTTATGTGCATCCGGCTTATCCAATAGCACACAGGTCTTCAAGCTGGAAGGTTTATGCTGCCAAATATAATCCTTGATATATGCCAAAGAAAGACCGGTATCCACAATATCTTCAACTACAATCACATCCCTGCCTGTAATGTCAATATCTATATCCTTCCGAATTTTTACCACTCCACTGCTGCTGGTTTTAGTTCCATAACTGGAAATAGCCAGAAAATCCACTTCCACAGGGATAGTTATACTGCGCACCAAATCAGCTAAAAAGATGAAACCACCTTTTAAAATGCCTATCATCACAGGTGTGCTGTTTTTATAGCTGTTAGAAATTTCCAAGCCCAGTTCGCGAATACGGGTTTGAATTTGGTATTCGTCAAAAAGAACAGCGGAAATATCACAATTCATCTGATTCATTGTTTCCTCTTTTCTTTTTCAGGATTGCTTTTCGGGATTTTACTGAAATATTCGTTGCCGTTATTTGCAAATAGCGGGTTGTGTTTTCATCATAGCGAACCCGATTATCCAAACGGTATCCCACAATCCAAAATAACTTTTCCCCGTCGTCAAAAACGGGAATTAAATCCCTCTCATATTTTGGCACTTTTTCGTCAATAAAAAACTCTTTCAGCCGTTTTAACTGTGTCATTCCGAAGGGAACAAACTGGTCACCCGGTTGGCGAAAACGAATAATAAAAGGAATATTTATTTTATCCGCATCAAGAATAACCCGGCTTTCCAATTCATCCCCTGTTTGCTCTTTGGGCAACACACGTAAGTATTTAAAATTAAAACGATAATTTCCATAAACTGCCATAGTGCGGTCGGCATCAATAACCAATGGTTCAGTTTCTTTTACTTCTTTTTCCGTTTCTATTTGCACTATAACTTCAGCATATTGTTTGATAACGGTTATTTTATGAGGCAAGTTCAGACATTTGCTGCCTTTCCCATTCAATATATTTTCAATTGCCTGAAAGTGAACCGCAAAAAAATCGTTTTCACTTCCGCAAACATAGTGAAAAGCACTGCGAAACAAATAATACCTTTCAATTGGGCTTAGTTTCAATAAAGGGGTAAGTTCAAAAACAACTTTTCCCGGTTGAATGTCTATACATAAGCGTCGGAATTGAGTTTTACTCCTTTGCTTAAAAATTGTCTCTGCCTGTGAAAAAAGTTCCGCTAAAAAAAAGAGATGCGATTTTAATGCTGGATTGAATTCCTTTTCTAATTGGGGCATAATCTCATTACGCAAAAGATTTCTCCGAAATTTTGTCTCCAGATTACTGGAATCCGTTCGCCAGGAAATTCCCGCCTGCTTAAGAACCTCTTCCAATTCCTTTCTGCTGAAACATAATAGCGGATGGACAACTTTTCCTGTTATCCCTTTAATTCCTGCCATTCCACTTATTCCTGCTCCTCGTAAAAAATTTAGCATCACCGTCTCTGCTTGGTCTTCTTTTTGATGTGCCAACAGGATTTTATCAAAATTATAACTCTCTAAAATTTTATTAAAAACCTCAAAGCGCAATTTTCTTGCCTGATTTTCCAGATTACCCGTTTCAGGAACTACTATCTTCCGAATAATTACCGGGATATTTAAATCTTGACAAAGCTGTTTCACAAAGTCCTCATCTGCATCACTTTCCGCACCCCGAATTTGGTGATTGATATGAATAACTAATAAAGTTAAATTCAGCGGAACTCTAAGTCGTGAAAAAAGATAGAGCATAGCATTGGAGTCCGCACCTCCAGAACATCCCAGTAAAAGCTTATCTCCATTATGAATAAGCTCATTCTCTTTGATGTTTTTTTCCAGCCGTTTTAATGCTTCGGCAATCGTCATTACTTATTTTTTTCTCCCCTCATTAATCTGTTTTACTATCTTTTTTTATCTTGCTTTCAATGTCAACTGCTTTTTTTTAACCCGGATTTTCTCTTTGTAAAAAATATCTCGGTGACCTCGGTGTTTTCAGTGTTCTCGGTGGCTAAAAAATGAATTGTAAGTATTTTCTCGGTGACCTCGGTGCTCTCGGTGTTCTCGGTGGCTAAAAAATGAAAAAGCAGCCGTCACAATTCCGTGCCCATCAAACAAAATATTTTACTTGACAGAAACCGATTTTTGATTATGTAATATATATATTGATTATAACGAGGTGCAAGAGGATGAGGAACCCAAAGGTTATCTTCATAGATAATCAGATAGTTATCTTAAATAAGAGGAGAAATATCTATTCTTATTGGCATTTTTTATACACTTCAATTTGGTTTCAACTTAAAAAAAAGGAGTATTTATTATGAAACCCAAAATTTTCTTCACAATAGGAGCTCTTATGCTTCTGTTTTTCTTTACTGCCTGTGATAAAGATGAGGATAATAAACCCCCTGTCAATACGGATATCACAGTTGCCTTGAATAATTACTGGCAGTATCAAACAGACCTTACTTCCCTTATGGAAGAGCATGATGGCACAATGAACAATATTCAAAGTGCTATTCTTAACTTGGGCAGTAAAAAGAAAAATCGTGATGTCTTTACCGATATTGGTGCTTTGGTAGAGGCTTATAATAGCCAATCTAATGCTATAGCCGGTCAATTTGAAGTTCTGGTGCAAGCGGAAAATGCTATTATCCCTTATGGCGAAAGTAAGGGCTTACTCAGCAGCATTGCCAAAGGTGTTTATAACAAAGCCAAAGGTGCTGTAGAATCCGGTGGTAAGATGGTTTATTCGGGATGGAATGTTTTAAGCGGAAAGAAAAGTATCCGTCAGGTATTAAATGACCCTAATTCCGGTATACCTTTAATTTCCAGTTGGGCAGAAACAATTCAGGAACGAAATAGTGCCCGGGATGCTAAAATTAGGGATATGATTGAACACTGGAATCCTGTAACTTCTCCTGAAGATTGTAATTATACTATTCCTTACGATGATTTGGCTGGTGCCACTCCTCAAGAAAAAGCTAACACCTATTTGAATATGAGTGATGAAGACCCTGTAAAAATGGGAATGCGGAGAGATGTTTTGCTTTGGAGTGATGATGAACGGGAAGCGACTGCGCAAACAGCTAAAGAACTTGGCGAAACAGGTGTAAAAGCTGTTGGGGATGCTTATGGAGGTCCTGTTGGAGAATGGACAAATGAAGTAGTCAATCAAATGATGGAAGAAAATCAAACAACCGCTGATTGCGGAACTACGAATATTGATTTTCCCGTTACGGGTGGAAAAACACTGATTATAGCCAAAGCTAATATGCCTGAGGATAATCCTCGGATTGCGGTTGTTATGAACGCACCTCAAAATCTGGAACAACAATTACCCCAAGGAGAATATCATATAATTGCTATTGCAGAGGGCTATATTCGGGGTGTTTATGAATATCTGCAGATTGTTAGGAATCAGGTTACACCGGTTGTAGCTGAATTGCTGAAACTTGCGGAAAACCCCATTATTATTGAAAATTTAGCAGTTGATGAAGGTTGTATAGAGGTAAATCAACCGGTTCATTCCCATATAACTTGCGTAAGCACTATTGGGCAGGAGCTTTCCTTTGGATGGACAGTTTCCGGAGGTTCTTATACGGGGTTTAGTGCTAATGGAACCGAACTGACTTTTACTCCAACTGAAGAAAAAGAATATACTGTAACTGTTGATGTTTCAGATGGCCTCAATAATCATAAAATAAGAAGTATCTCCCTTGCTGCCTTAGGCGGAATGTTAGCTATTGATGATTGGGAAATTACGGATGAGGATTTTATGGATAATAAGCTGAATCCCGGTGAACAACTTACCGTTAAGCTATTTGTAAGCAATACGGGAACAACTAATCTGACCGGTTTTCATAATGTTCCCTCTGGAACAGGTTTTACTTCTTTATTTAATTCTACAACAGCCACTATCGCTGCCGGAACAACTATAACCGTTTATGTTCCTATAAGGATCAATAGTGAAATTAGTGTTGATGAAATTAATCTGCAGTATCAATTCACAACTCAGAATCAGAATAATAACACCGTCCTGATTAGCGATTCAGTTGAACTTCCGATAGATTTTTATGTGACTATAGATGAAATTAGCGAAGTAGTTACCAACCGTATCGTTACTATAACCGGGAAAATAGCTAATCCCAGCTTAAATTCAGCTCTTCTAATACTGGATAATGATAGTGAACATTCCTTTGAATTGAATTTGGATAACGGAAATTTTACCCAAGCAGTTGTTCTGAATGGATCAACCGAAGAAGTTCAACATACTGTATATGTAGTAGCAGTTTCAGGAGGGCTAACCGCTGAAGATACAATGAGTTTCACTTCTCTTGTCCCCTTAATGGCTTTGCATTGTACTCTCACTTGGGATACTTCAGGAACGGATGTGGATTTCTGGATTACCGACCCCAACGGCGAAAAATGTTATTGGGCTAATCGCTATACAGCAAGCGGTTTAGCTCTTGATGTTGATGATACAAATGGCTATGGTCCTGAAAATATAACTACGGAAAGTGTAATTCCTGGTGACTACCTGGTGCAGGTTCATTATTACAGTGACCACGATAATGAAAATGCTATCGGCACCAATTGCGTTGTTGTTATCCGTCAATCAGGACTTACACCTGTGAATTATTATGGCTATTTATCCGATACCGGAGATTTATGGACAGTAACTACTCTGCATTATGACAGCGTAAAGGGTTGGAGCATTAAACCGAATAGCAACTATTGTAAAATTAACCCTAATACTATGCCGAAAAAATAGTTAGAATGAAAAATTGAGAATGTAAAATGTAAAATTGAGAAAATAAAAAGCCCACTTTTACACCTTTTGACTTGCTTGCGGAGCTTCCTTACTGGAGTGTTTTCTGCTTATAAACAATGTATTGAGGAGTTCTCAAACTTAGTTTTGGTGCATATAAACAGACATATTTGTGGCACTTAAGAGGGCAGTAGGGAAGGAGGGGGAGAGGTGTTTGTAAGGAAGGTAAGGTGCTGATGATATAAAAGGATAATAAATTCATAAGTTACCGGGCGGGACTGTTAATTTATAACATACACAAGGACAGCAGATTACATAATAAAATAAGATAAATTCGCAAGTTACTGTAACTATATAGAGAGGGAGTAGATAGTAATAATAATATATACAGATATATATAATAATATATAATAAAGTAAAATAATAATACCAGAACTCATATATGACTATTCCCGAAAAGTGTCAATTTATCTAAGTCAATGCTCTAACTTGTTGATGTATAATAGATAACATAAAGGACTTGAGGGTAAATTTTACTGTGAATTTTATGTGAATTTATATAAATTTTGCCTTCAGGTTTTGTCTAATTTACACCCCCAATCCCATTTATTCCTTTTTCAGATATAGGATGATGTAACCTTTAGTAGGGATTGTAGCTTAAAATAGCTAATATTTACGCTTATATTGGCTTTCCAGAAACCAGCTATTTCGGGACAGCTTTAATAACAAGCGAATAAGCCGTCTAATTCTTTGTTCAGGACTGTAACCCATAGCCGATAAATAAAAATAGCCCCTGCGCCATAATAACGAGGGGCTATTGTTGATGGGTTAAATTTAACGAGGTTTATGGGGAAGATTATACATATCCCAGGCGATAGGATTAAGAGTATAAATTAATTTCTTCTTGTAAGTTCCTAAAGATTTTTCTTCTCTTACAGTTATTGCATCCTGCTGGATTAAGGTTTTTATAGCTTTTTTAAAATTATTAGCATTAAGATGGGTTTTTCTCATTAATTCAGAGTGTGTTGCCTTGTAATCAGGGCAGAGATATAGTTTTTCTATGATTTTTGCTTCGTTCTCTAATTTACCGGATTCAATGATATTAATGAATTTCAAGACATCATTAAAGAAATAATCACATAACAATAACGCTTGGGTTACCTGTTCCTGGTTAATTTGTGCAGATTTAAAAAAATCAGCCCATTTGCCCGTTTCCATAGCATTTCTTAGGTCATCTATATTTTCCATCATAAAAATGATTATAGATATTTTTAAAAAAGCTTGAGTATAAATTCTGACACCATAAGACCAGACATTATTGCCATATTCATTAATAATTTCATCTTTAAGGGGGTTCACATAGTCAGTAGCGTATTTGTTAGCGGACTCACTTAATTTGATTTCAAAAGGACCGGGAATATTTCTAAATAAGTTGAATATCTTTTCGTAATTTTCTATTTCTTCTGCGCAAGCAGTATTATCCTTAAATGTTATATCCGTATTTTCCGATGAAGGAGATATAATACAGTATAAAGCCCTTTGTAAAAAGCCCGAGTTCTGGTCGGCATTTGTTTTAAAATATTGTTGCATACTGGAATCCGTGCAACAGCTAAGAAACGATAAGGCGCAATCTTTAGGAATAATATTATTACTCATAGAATTATAATTGTATTCGTTACGGTCATAAAGATCAGTTAAAGTTTGAATCATTCCTTTATTTCCGGAAGAATGTGCTAATTCTAAAAGATTTCCGAATTCGTTTAAAAATAAAAGCCGACTAGGATTTTCCTTCAGCATAGACCCGAGTTTAGTTTGAGTTACTCTGCCTATAATAGGGTTTAATTTGTTATAATCCGTTTCGCTTTTATTGTCTAAACTTCTTAAATAGGGATTTAGAGTTGATATAGCCATATTCGCTGCTGTACTTTTCTGAGATTGGCTGGAAGGTCCTATTAAAATGACCCATAAATTAGGATAGATTTTATGGCTATTGTTCACCATATATACATTATTGCCAAGCTGAACGGAGATAACAGGCAACCAGGATGCCACTAAAGCTTTAGCAGATGCATTACATCCCTTTTGGGCAATCCCTATGTAATCATTCAAAAAATCAGGTAGTAAATCTACATTAAATTTGCTTTCCTGTTTGTTCCCGCCGATAATCGGTTCGGGTAAAATGTCTTGTTCGGATATAGATTGCATTGTACTATACTGCATATATTTTTCCTCCTTTATAAGTATTTTCATACCGCAGATATTCTCTGGTTAGATAGATGAAAGTTCCGAAATGAACATCATCGGTTATAGGAAAGGAATTCCACTTTTTTATCAGATACTCTTCTGTATCCTGATAAGCGGAATTATCGGCAAACAGCAGCCAAAGAGATAAACCCCTCTTCCCGAATTCATTCTTCAGCGCTATTCCCATCCTTATCCAATCATTATAATTAATAATAGTACCGTTCAGTTTTCTAATTAACTGAGCGGCTTGGTCGTAATTATCCTGAATATTAGGATAATAAGTAAAAGGGAAATAAGATTTTGTTATTGTTTTTTGGATAGGTGCCAAAGGTGTAGGATTATTGTTATATCCAAATATAGCATCCATAATAGGGATAAGCTTATTCGGATCATAATCCGTATCCTCTTTGTTTACAGGCATATTTACCCACTCATAAAAACCTCCATTCGTTACGATGGACGGGGGAGCAAAAATCAGCCCACCCTCAGCCCGGATATCAATACCTATATTCTTGTTTGTAGTAGTAAGCGTTTTACGCCCATAACGCTTTTTCCACAATTCCGAGTGCGATAAATTAAGATAAATATGCATTCCCCCGGAGGGTGTAAGGGCATAACAATAATTGTCAATTTCCAGACCGTATTCTGCGAGTAAAGCATAAATATCTGCATCTCTTTTATCAATATCAATCACCATCAGCTGAGATGCCTCACCAGTAATGATGGCTATCGCATTATGTTCCTGTTTAATTGACTCTACCGATAAAGAACTATTTTTCCACTGAGGCATATTACTGACTACTTTCTTACCCTTTTTCTCTTCCAAAGTAAATGTAACCAGTTTATAACCCAGTTGTTCGTAATAAAGCCAAGCATTATTCAAATCCACGAAAACAATTGCTTGGTGTCCTTTCTTCTTGTTTTCGGGCTGTTCTGCATCATAGTTAGGCGAAAAATTAGGTACTTTCACTTTTGTTTTAATAATCCCTTTTAACATTTTTAATCCTCAATTAATTATATTTTATTTTTTCTCTTCTTTTTTTCTTCTTGTGAAAATAGCTTTTTTTCATAATAATACTTATCTTATTTAAGGTAGTACCTCCTTATTAAATATTTTTTAGAATTTACATTATTAGTTCATAATCCTTATCCTCATTTTTAATGATTAACTCCATCCATATTATTATTGCCATAAATACTATTGTTATTAATGTGTCAAGCTGATTCTTAATATTTTATCGCCATTTTATTATCTATGTTTAGATTGGTTCATTATAAGCTATATTGAGAAAATAAGCGATAATGTTCTATCATCTTCTCTATAAATAAGTTATGATTATCATTCTTTATGTCTCTGAACATCTGCTATCCCAAAAAAAATTTAGTCCCCTGTGAAGACAGCGCTTAACAATAGCCACTGCTTCGCTGTAGCCATCCTTTTCCGCTTGTTTCAGCAGGGTGTCTATATCTTTGCGCAGGCGGTCGTATGCCTTGGAATCGTCATCATTAAAGCATTTTATTTTACCTGTAGGCAAAGTGGTTTCCTTGCGATACCGAATGAGGGCTTGAATTTCGTCGTCATAAGCGGTTGTAGCATTGAATGCCTTAAGTTCAATAAGACGGTTCAGGCGTTTATCTACACAGCGCAAGGTCTGTTCATCAGTCATACGAATAGGGGCAAAACGGTAACGGTTGCGGTTTATGAAATCAGGAGGAATTTGTAAGTTAAGAGCCAATTCCATATCCGCAGCCGGAATCGGGGTATCAGGATGGGCATAAAGCAGGTCTATCACTTTGCTACCCTTAAAGTTAGGATAGGTCTGCAGCATTGTTTGGATAGGTTCAACGGGCTTATTCATATTCATCTCCTTATAGTAACTAAATACTTAATACCAATAATAGATAAACAATATCTTGTCAAGTAAAATATGAGAAAAGAGTGGAGAAATTATTAGAAAAAAAAGAGGGAAGAATGAAGAGGGGGGAGAGGAGAGTTTCACAAAGAGGAAAAGAGAGAAAGAGAGAATTTTACAAAGAGGAAAAGAGAGAAAGAGAGAATTTTACAAAGAGGAAAAGAGAAAAAGAGAAAATAAAATCTGCGTGAGTACCGCGGGAAACGAAAATATTTAGGAAATAGGGGCTAAATTTCCGGCGTATATATATAGGAGGATAAAATAATGATTGTAGAATCCAAATTTGAATTACTCTTCTGCGGTAACTGCGATGGAATGGTATATTATTACAACAAACGCTTAGGCAAAATGATTGCCAGGAAATGGGTGAAACCTAAGACAACGGCAGCAAACCGGCGTTTGGGAGCAATTACCCGAAATTTGAAGTCCCTGAAGCCATCAGAAGGTTTTATCAAAGACCTGCGAGTTTATATTGCACTCTATGATTATTCTCCCGGCGAAAGACATTATATGAGCTGGCAAAATGTATATTTAACGCTGATGTATGCGCTGGCAAAGCAAAATCCAGCAGTTGATTTATTAACAATTACCCGAGAACAAATTACATCCGATAACCTGCCCTGCAAAAGTGTGAAAGACGCTATTGAAGCAGGACTTCTGCGTGAGGTTAACGGATATGAGAACTTGACGCAGGAAATATAAAAACCAAATATTTAAGGAGGGCTTTCTATTATGAAGGTTAAATTCAAGTACGGCATTAGAACCTATAGTGGAACTCTGGATGAGTTAACCTTTGGTTCCTATTTCAAAGACCGCGTGTGTATTGCACGCAGGTATGTAGTTCCTCGGCTTACAGATCAAAACGATTTGATTGGTAGCAAGATGAAGAACCTGGCTGTTATTTATGGAGATGTTTCGGAAAGCTA
Protein-coding regions in this window:
- a CDS encoding DUF3987 domain-containing protein, with the protein product MQYSTMQSISEQDILPEPIIGGNKQESKFNVDLLPDFLNDYIGIAQKGCNASAKALVASWLPVISVQLGNNVYMVNNSHKIYPNLWVILIGPSSQSQKSTAANMAISTLNPYLRSLDNKSETDYNKLNPIIGRVTQTKLGSMLKENPSRLLFLNEFGNLLELAHSSGNKGMIQTLTDLYDRNEYNYNSMSNNIIPKDCALSFLSCCTDSSMQQYFKTNADQNSGFLQRALYCIISPSSENTDITFKDNTACAEEIENYEKIFNLFRNIPGPFEIKLSESANKYATDYVNPLKDEIINEYGNNVWSYGVRIYTQAFLKISIIIFMMENIDDLRNAMETGKWADFFKSAQINQEQVTQALLLCDYFFNDVLKFINIIESGKLENEAKIIEKLYLCPDYKATHSELMRKTHLNANNFKKAIKTLIQQDAITVREEKSLGTYKKKLIYTLNPIAWDMYNLPHKPR
- a CDS encoding bifunctional DNA primase/polymerase — encoded protein: MLKGIIKTKVKVPNFSPNYDAEQPENKKKGHQAIVFVDLNNAWLYYEQLGYKLVTFTLEEKKGKKVVSNMPQWKNSSLSVESIKQEHNAIAIITGEASQLMVIDIDKRDADIYALLAEYGLEIDNYCYALTPSGGMHIYLNLSHSELWKKRYGRKTLTTTNKNIGIDIRAEGGLIFAPPSIVTNGGFYEWVNMPVNKEDTDYDPNKLIPIMDAIFGYNNNPTPLAPIQKTITKSYFPFTYYPNIQDNYDQAAQLIRKLNGTIINYNDWIRMGIALKNEFGKRGLSLWLLFADNSAYQDTEEYLIKKWNSFPITDDVHFGTFIYLTREYLRYENTYKGGKIYAV
- a CDS encoding PKD domain-containing protein — translated: MKPKIFFTIGALMLLFFFTACDKDEDNKPPVNTDITVALNNYWQYQTDLTSLMEEHDGTMNNIQSAILNLGSKKKNRDVFTDIGALVEAYNSQSNAIAGQFEVLVQAENAIIPYGESKGLLSSIAKGVYNKAKGAVESGGKMVYSGWNVLSGKKSIRQVLNDPNSGIPLISSWAETIQERNSARDAKIRDMIEHWNPVTSPEDCNYTIPYDDLAGATPQEKANTYLNMSDEDPVKMGMRRDVLLWSDDEREATAQTAKELGETGVKAVGDAYGGPVGEWTNEVVNQMMEENQTTADCGTTNIDFPVTGGKTLIIAKANMPEDNPRIAVVMNAPQNLEQQLPQGEYHIIAIAEGYIRGVYEYLQIVRNQVTPVVAELLKLAENPIIIENLAVDEGCIEVNQPVHSHITCVSTIGQELSFGWTVSGGSYTGFSANGTELTFTPTEEKEYTVTVDVSDGLNNHKIRSISLAALGGMLAIDDWEITDEDFMDNKLNPGEQLTVKLFVSNTGTTNLTGFHNVPSGTGFTSLFNSTTATIAAGTTITVYVPIRINSEISVDEINLQYQFTTQNQNNNTVLISDSVELPIDFYVTIDEISEVVTNRIVTITGKIANPSLNSALLILDNDSEHSFELNLDNGNFTQAVVLNGSTEEVQHTVYVVAVSGGLTAEDTMSFTSLVPLMALHCTLTWDTSGTDVDFWITDPNGEKCYWANRYTASGLALDVDDTNGYGPENITTESVIPGDYLVQVHYYSDHDNENAIGTNCVVVIRQSGLTPVNYYGYLSDTGDLWTVTTLHYDSVKGWSIKPNSNYCKINPNTMPKK